The Corythoichthys intestinalis isolate RoL2023-P3 chromosome 19, ASM3026506v1, whole genome shotgun sequence nucleotide sequence CGAAATGATGATTTCTTTTAacattacgactttaatctcaaAATTCTGCGACCGTAGCATCCTTTTCTCTGGTACCGTTTCAGTTTTTAAGAGCGGTTCCGCCGACAGACTAGCTAGCCGGCGCCGCTAGGAGTCCCGCGCGACACTTTTTTGTTCTGGCTTCAAACCTCGCTAGGCGACCTTGAGCGGTAGGCGGCGTTGGCTCGAAAGCAGCCGCACAGTAGCATGTAGATGGAACGCTGGATCTCGGCGTTCCTGTAGGCGTAGATGATGGGGTTGATCATGGAGTTGTAGGTGGCGGGCAGCAACGTGGCGTACGTGTACACCGACGGGTAGTCCCGTTCGCCCACCAGGCAGTAGATGGCGAAGGGCAACCAGCTAGCGCCGAAGGTCCCCAAGATAATAGCCAGGGTGGACACGCCCTTTTTAGTGGCTACGTAGTGCGAGGTGGCGAAGAAGTGCTGCTGCAGGGCGATCTGGTGCGCGTGGCGGCACACGATCTTGCAGATCTTGAAGTAGAGCGTCAGCATGAGCGCGAAGATGACGAAAAAGGCGGCGGCCAATAGCGTGATGTTGCCGCGCGTCAGCGGTCGCACCACGCTGCACGTCTCCGGCCGGTCCAGGCAGTTCCAGCCCAGCACGGGCAGCAGCCCCAGCAGCAGCGACACGCCCCAGGTGGCCAGCAGCATCACGTGCACCGAGCGCAAAGTCTTCTCCGAGAAGTACGTGAGGGCGTTGTACAGCGAGAAGTAGCGGTCCACCGTGATGGCCAGCAAGCTGATGATGGAGGCGGCGAAGGACGCCACTAAGAAGCCCACCGTCAGCAGGCTGACAGTCTCCGAGGAGACCACGTAACGAAAGACGAAGTTGAGGATGAGGCCCACGCCCGCCAGCAGGTCGGCCGTGGCCAGGCTGCCCACCAGCACGAACATGGGAGTCCTGAGCGCCGGCGTGTAGAAGATGATGGCCACCACGATGGCGTTCTCGCAGGCGATGGCCGTGCCCGACATGCACAGCATGATGTCCCAGGGGTTGACGGCGAAGGGCGCGGGGGCGTCCTCGGACCACGACGCCGGCGTGGCGTTGCGATCCGCGTCCGCCCAAAACGACTCAGAGTCGTTGGCCGACAACGACGAGGCGTTCATCGCCGGGCAATGGTTCCTCTTGGGTCTCCTGCGGGAGCAAATCGCCAGAAGATGGTGAGCACCAAGACAAACTGGATCCACTTTTTCCATCTTTCCTTCAAAACTTTccactttttttgtttccttTAGCGTTGTCCACTAAAAACTTTTTAACACTAAagaattctggtactcctactAGTCCCAAACAATGGCCGATATGGCCTCTCTCCCGGAAAACCCAAAGgtggcaaaaatgacccatgtgcttttgaattggcaagtcgttgtcagacagacaacagccgttcatatggaaatgcaaccactagacatacattaacttcagacacaatcaccacaatccatactccatgcccctgattcagtccttctaaactatagacacaattcctgctttacactcaaattgcagtttttttcttcttcaaaacaatgtacacatttgggccattctttCTGTTGTTATATGTGGAGAATAGGAGAAGTGAATTCAAAAAATGTGTGAAAAGTGTCAAACTTCATAaataaattaggggtgtcaaaattatcgcgttaacgggcgttaatcaatttttaaaattaatcacgttaaaatatttgacgcaattaacgcactccccccactcaaacagatttaaatgacagtacagtgatttgcttgttaattgtgttttatggagttttgccgccctctgctggcgcttgggtgcgactgattttataggcttcagcatccatgagcattgtgtaagtcattattgacatcaacaatggcgggctactagttcattttttgattgaaaattttacaaattttattaaaacgaaaacattaagaggggttttaatataacatttctataacttgtactaacatttttcttttacgaactacaagtcttgctatccatggatcgctttatcagaatgttaatcttgttgatttattgttatgataaacaaatgcagtccttatgtaccgtatgttgaacgtatatatccatcttgtgtcttatctttccattccaacaataatttacagaaaaatatggcatattttatagctggtttgaattgcgattaattacgattaaattttaagctgtaattaactcgattaaaaattttaatcgtttgacagccctagttttaacctgtttaatttttcattacGATTTCATGTTTCAATCTGATTTCATGATTGAATTTTACGTTTAATCGGGTTTCACGATTGaacaattttcatgttttggcgTGCTAAATTTCTTGGTATAGCGTGATAATTTTCCTATTTCATTGAGAACACTAATATGATCGTTTTCACGTTCACGTTTTGACATGATGAATTTCACTTTTTAAGGTGTAAAGTTCTACACTAATGTGTGGAAAATTGAATGATTAATGATAACGTTCATATTTTAGCGTGATCAATTTCacgatacgttttttttttatagatggtttaaattgcgattaattgcgatcaaATACgactaattgatttttaagctgtaattaactcgattaaaaattttaatcgtttgacagccctaaaataaatgtaattaaataaacgtagcttgacttgaactgatacaaactatcacatgagtcatggaggagaggccaaatcggccattgctaaggaatattaggagtgtttgtcttgggaaaggccaagtcggcctctgctgggttttctagtgttaaccggtaaccgatattgtccaactccaaaaatccgacactagcgatgtcccgattgatcgggatgccgatcgatcg carries:
- the LOC130907475 gene encoding G-protein coupled receptor 6, whose protein sequence is MNASSLSANDSESFWADADRNATPASWSEDAPAPFAVNPWDIMLCMSGTAIACENAIVVAIIFYTPALRTPMFVLVGSLATADLLAGVGLILNFVFRYVVSSETVSLLTVGFLVASFAASIISLLAITVDRYFSLYNALTYFSEKTLRSVHVMLLATWGVSLLLGLLPVLGWNCLDRPETCSVVRPLTRGNITLLAAAFFVIFALMLTLYFKICKIVCRHAHQIALQQHFFATSHYVATKKGVSTLAIILGTFGASWLPFAIYCLVGERDYPSVYTYATLLPATYNSMINPIIYAYRNAEIQRSIYMLLCGCFRANAAYRSRSPSEV